A single genomic interval of Juglans regia cultivar Chandler chromosome 1, Walnut 2.0, whole genome shotgun sequence harbors:
- the LOC108993502 gene encoding peroxisomal and mitochondrial division factor 2-like translates to MADETISNGVSFDAEDNQTGENFYDLDQRTDNEVRDSGLTKKIESLELEKLQLVHENAEVKERVEKLTAEVEELQNNNASMKEKLEGMEKEIEQSEEAKKALDAIAARALELETEVSRLQHDLISTMSEAEEANKELVELKRILGDKGVRIENLEREVESLKKEKVEGERKVRELERKVGVLEVREIEEKSKKVRIEEEMREKIAEKEREIGGFRKKVEDLESVISEKRFELEKWTTEKLDLKALWRESEEKAKLMELKVVGLQKEMEEAEKVIAGLKEKAVDTINGSLNGIRESVISGEKKGLNMDWPVVVGATGAIAVAAAVTYVIYGRRR, encoded by the coding sequence ATGGCGGACGAGACGATCAGCAATGGTGTGTCGTTCGACGCTGAAGATAATCAGACAGGAGAGAACTTCTACGATCTTGATCAGCGCACAGACAATGAGGTTAGGGATTCTGGATTGACCAAGAAGATCGAGTCTCTGGAGCTTGAGAAGCTTCAGCTTGTCCACGAGAATGCCGAAGTCAAAGAGCGAGTCGAGAAATTGACTGCAGAGGTTGAAGAACTGCAAAACAACAATGCATCGATGAAGGAAAAACTCGAAGGAATGGAAAAGGAAATCGAACAGTCTGAAGAGGCCAAGAAAGCTCTTGACGCTATTGCAGCGCGAGCTTTGGAGCTCGAGACCGAGGTCTCAAGACTCCAACATGATTTGATTTCTACGATGAGCGAGGCTGAGGAGGCGAATAAAGAGTTGGTTGAATTGAAGAGGATTTTGGGAGACAAGGGAGTGAGAATTGAGAACTTGGAGAGGGAGGTggagagtttgaaaaaagagaaggtGGAGGGTGAGAGGAAAGTGAGAGAATTGGAGAGGAAAGTTGGGGTATTGGAAGTGAGGGAAATTGAGGAGAAGAGTAAGAAAGTAAGGATTGAGGAGGAGATGAGGGAGAAGATTgctgagaaagagagggagattgGTGGGTTTAGAAAGAAGGTTGAGGATTTGGAGTCGGTGATCTCAGAGAAACGGTTTGAATTGGAGAAATGGACGACTGAAAAATTGGATTTAAAGGCATTGTGGAGGGAGTCCGAGGAGAAGGCGAAATTGATGGAGTTGAAGGTAGTTGGATTGCAGAAGGAAATGGAGGAGGCAGAGAAGGTGATTGCTGGGTTGAAGGAGAAGGCAGTGGATACTATTAATGGGAGCCTGAATGGGATAAGAGAGAGCGTTATCAGTGGAGAGAAgaaggggttaaacatggattGGCCTGTGGTGGTGGGAGCTACTGGTGCTATTGCTGTTGCAGCTGCTGTCACATATGTGATTTATGGTAGACGGAGGTGA